The following is a genomic window from Alkalispirochaeta americana.
CACCTCACCGCGGGTATAATCCAGCAGCTCGCCTGCCATGTGGGAAAGCCGCTCCGCTTCCCTGGAGACACGGCGGGCAAAGTCACGAACACGATCGGGATTGTCAGCCACGTGTTCCAGCATGGAGGCATAGCCCTTCAGAACAGCTACGGGGTTTCGGATGTCGTGAAGAATCATATCGGACATTTTCCCCAGGTTGGAAAGGCGCTCATGGTGAAGGATTTCCTGCTGTGCTTTTTCAAGCTGATCGTAGGCGCGGGACAATTCCTGATTGCGGTGATTCAGATCAGCCACAAAACTGTCGTTGCTCTCGCGGACGATCGCCGAGAGAGATCGCATGACGGCCAAAGCCAGCCTGGGGAAGCGCTCTACCAGGCCCTGAAAGATATCTCGCGAAAGGGAGAGTAATTCTACCGAAGCCCTGGCGACCGCCGTGGCACTGCGAGGGAGACTGTCCACCAGGGCCATCTCTCCGAAGAACCGGCCAGGCCCGTACTCTGCCAGAAGATTTTCCCCGGAAGAACCGTGGTTCTTCCAGACCTCTACGGACCCGGTCATGACGATGAAGAGACAATCTCCCTGCTCTCCTTCACGAAAGATGACAGAACCACCAGAGAAAGATTGCTTCTCGCAGGCCCCCAGGATCTCTTCCAGAAGCTGATCCGACAGATTTTGAAAAAAATAGGCCTTCCGCAAAAACTGAAAGGCGTTGCCAAGAAATTCGCCTCTTTCCTGCAAACCAGCCCCCTTAAAAAAGAAATAAAAAAAGAGCCCCCGAGGAGGCTCTTTTGCTTGCCATGGCTTACTGGTGCTTACCAGTTATCGATCATATCGTCGGGATCCCGACTCTCTTCGGCAAAAAGATCCGTCACCGCTCGGAGATCGTCAAAATAAACGTAGTAACTACCGTAGGTCTCGGGAATAAAGGTGTTAACCACCAAACCTCGTATTCTGATTCCTGTCTCGGTGTTGTAATGAGGATTCCGTTGAACCACCGAGGGAGGAACAGCCACGGTCAGTTGTTTCCAGCCGCTGAAGTTCAGCCTCCCCATGGGCAGGACGTTCACGTTTCCGAAGTAATCCTCGATAACAATGCTCAGTTCGTGGTTGAAATTACGGCCCACCACCCACACCGAGAGGGTCTTCACGATCCCGGGCACCGCCAGGGGACGCACAGGACGCAGAGAGACTGTAGCGGCTCCCCGGCGATAGAAATCGGTCCGAACACCGATCACGTAGTCGTCGACAACCTCGATCCCCGCCTCTACCTCGCCGGGAATGGGCTCCTTGTCTGCCGGGCCTCCCGCAACACGGCGATGCATGACAACTCCCACATCGGCGGCTACCGAAGGAATCCAGAACCCCGGATCCTCGAACCGGTCGATCGAAATCTCCTGGAGGTTCTGCTGCGCAGCATCGACGCCAATCCCCGCCGGGTCAGGAAGGGTCTCCTGGGCAGTCACGGCCCAAACCAATCCGCA
Proteins encoded in this region:
- a CDS encoding ATP-binding protein is translated as MQERGEFLGNAFQFLRKAYFFQNLSDQLLEEILGACEKQSFSGGSVIFREGEQGDCLFIVMTGSVEVWKNHGSSGENLLAEYGPGRFFGEMALVDSLPRSATAVARASVELLSLSRDIFQGLVERFPRLALAVMRSLSAIVRESNDSFVADLNHRNQELSRAYDQLEKAQQEILHHERLSNLGKMSDMILHDIRNPVAVLKGYASMLEHVADNPDRVRDFARRVSREAERLSHMAGELLDYTRGEVRLDMSVVAPSLVISEAIACGQEYFRTSGVTVETVIEEDVPIVVDFHRMVRALLNLLDNARKACASEGTIQIRVLRQERSVTFEIQDNGVGMAPDVLDRVFEPFFTRSAGGTGLGMVVVKNVVEAHGGALQIRSQEQQGTCVTIILPGTY
- a CDS encoding flagellar filament outer layer protein FlaA translates to MKKTKLLVGVMLCGLVWAVTAQETLPDPAGIGVDAAQQNLQEISIDRFEDPGFWIPSVAADVGVVMHRRVAGGPADKEPIPGEVEAGIEVVDDYVIGVRTDFYRRGAATVSLRPVRPLAVPGIVKTLSVWVVGRNFNHELSIVIEDYFGNVNVLPMGRLNFSGWKQLTVAVPPSVVQRNPHYNTETGIRIRGLVVNTFIPETYGSYYVYFDDLRAVTDLFAEESRDPDDMIDNW